Genomic DNA from candidate division WOR-3 bacterium:
GAGCCGAAGACCTTCTTAAAAATTGCCCGGGAGATTACCGACCGGTACCAAAAGCCGATTTTGGCGGTGAAGTCCGGTCGCACTAAGGAAGGGGCAAAAGCCGCTTCTTCTCACACTGGAGCCTTGGCTGGTTCTGATGAGGCTTATAATGCCTTCTTTAACCAATGCGGGATAATAAGACTTGACAACTTAAATGAACTGTTTGATTGTGCCAAGGCTTTCTCTATGCAGCCCATCCCCAAGAGTAAAAAGATTGCGATTGTCTCCAACGCGGGGGGTATTGCCATAATGGCAACCGATGCCGCAATTCGGAATGGTTTGGAATTGGCATCTTTACGTGATGAGACGAAGGAGAAATTAAAAAAGATTCTCCCTCCCACCGCCAATATTCAAAATCCGGTGGATGTGATCGGTGATGCCAATGCCCAAAGGTATAGTTCCGCCCTCAGAATTGTCTTAGAAGACGAAGAGGTTTCTGGAGTTATTGCCACCTGGACCCCAACCTTGATGGAAGATACGAAAACAATAGCCCGCGCCATTGCCGAGATTGCCCCCTCCACGGAAAAACCGATTATCGGCTGTATTCTTTCCTTAGAAGAGCATAAAGCGGTCTCCCGAGAGATGGAAAGGGAGAAGGTTCCTAACTACCGCTTCCCCGAAGTGGCGGCAAAAATTCTTTCGGTTCTTTGTGAGTACGGTGAGTGGTTAAATCGTCCGAGGACGGAAATAAAAGTTTTTGCTGATGTGGAGAGAGAGCGGGTTAGGGAGATTATTGGTTTAGCCCGGCGGAGAAGGGAAAATTGGCTTTTAGAACCTTATGCCTATTCTTTACTTTCTGCTTATAAAATTCCGGTCGCCCCCTTCTTCTTAACCCAATCCCTTTCGGAAGCCGAGGAGAAGGCGGCGGCGATTGGTTATCCGGTAGTCCTAAAAATTGTCTCTCCTCAGATTATTCATAAGTTTGATGTGGGAGGGGTGATCTTGAATATCAAAGATCGCATTGAACTGAAAGATGCCTACGAAAAACTCTTGGCGAATGTGAAGGCAAGAAAACCAGAAGCGGAAATCGTTGGAGTTTTACTCCAAAAGATGATGAGAGGAGGGAAAGAGGTGATTTTAGGAATGAAACGTGATCCCCAGTTTGGGTCTTTATTAATGTTTGGTATGGGTGGTACTTATGTGGAAGTTTTGAAGGATGTCTCATTCCGTGTGGCACCGATTCGGGAACTTTCTGCTCAGACGATGGTGAGAGAAATAAGAGGCTATCCTATTCTAAAGGGCTTTCGGGGTGAAAAGCCTTCGGATATTGAAAGGTTGGTAGAGGTCTTAGAAAGGTTATCCCAATTGGTTACCGATTTTGATGAGTTTGAGGAGATTGACATTAACCCATTTCTCGTCTTTGAGGAAGGGAAGGGGGCGTATGCCATTGATGCCCGAATTAAACTGAGAGAATAAATTTTGCTTAAGAAAATTTTACAATCCTAACAAAAGATTCTGCCTTCAGACTGGCACCACCAACTAAGACACCACCAATTTCTTCCTTTGCCATTAGAGAGTCGATATTTTCCGGGGTGACACTCCCCCCATAAATTATTCTAATCTTCTGAGCCACTTCTTGATTGTAAAGTTTAGCGATTAGTTCTCTAATGAAACTATGGACCTCACTTGCTTGCTCGGGAGTAGCATTTTTGCCGGTACCAATCGCCCAGACCGGTTCGTAGGCGATGGTGATTCGGTCAACCTCTTCAATTCCCTCTAACCCTTTCCTTATTTGATTTCCAATTACCGCAAAA
This window encodes:
- the acs gene encoding acetate--CoA ligase alpha subunit, which gives rise to MKKIENLKYLFAPSSIAVIGASSREGSLGRATFANILFNGFQGVVYPVNLRARSILGVKAYPSVTTIPDPIDLAVIIVPASEVPIVMEECGQKGVKGAIVISAGFKEIGERGRQLERRVKEIADRYGIAMIGPNCFGLINTHPETKMNATFGRIMPNSGNIAFISQSGAVGGAALEYCEAEEIGLSKFVSIGNKADISENELLFYLKDDETTKVILLYLEDLKEPKTFLKIAREITDRYQKPILAVKSGRTKEGAKAASSHTGALAGSDEAYNAFFNQCGIIRLDNLNELFDCAKAFSMQPIPKSKKIAIVSNAGGIAIMATDAAIRNGLELASLRDETKEKLKKILPPTANIQNPVDVIGDANAQRYSSALRIVLEDEEVSGVIATWTPTLMEDTKTIARAIAEIAPSTEKPIIGCILSLEEHKAVSREMEREKVPNYRFPEVAAKILSVLCEYGEWLNRPRTEIKVFADVERERVREIIGLARRRRENWLLEPYAYSLLSAYKIPVAPFFLTQSLSEAEEKAAAIGYPVVLKIVSPQIIHKFDVGGVILNIKDRIELKDAYEKLLANVKARKPEAEIVGVLLQKMMRGGKEVILGMKRDPQFGSLLMFGMGGTYVEVLKDVSFRVAPIRELSAQTMVREIRGYPILKGFRGEKPSDIERLVEVLERLSQLVTDFDEFEEIDINPFLVFEEGKGAYAIDARIKLRE